The Gossypium hirsutum isolate 1008001.06 chromosome D06, Gossypium_hirsutum_v2.1, whole genome shotgun sequence genome contains the following window.
ttaatacataatgATATTTGAACACATTTCTAAAGACTCAAATTTACTGATTGAACTAATAAGCTGTCgtttgtttttaatataaattttttataaatatatttttctacatTTGTTTTCACCAAATTGTTGTATATCAGGCTCTTGTTAGATTAAAACCCAactaattgattatttttatataacaagtgaaattcaaataaaattttcgttttaaaacccctacaaatataatatttttttatacattattttttatttttttgaaaggttGGATACATTATTTATCTTTCATATAAGACTACAAATTAATAGGTGTGGAGGAGGAGAATATAaaaggaacccaatcaaaacGGCGAAGTAGAGAATCGAAACAAATGAAGATGGAACCCTAGGTTTTAAAAGCAAAATTATATTGATGATGATAATGGCATAAGCGTATCATGGCTGGGGAAAACAAATCAAGCGCGCGACCTTGGGGTACATTAGAGGAACTCCTCCTTGTATGTGCCGTCAACCGCCACGGCACTAAAAGCTGGGATTCTATCGCCTCGGAACTTCAGAATCGGAGACTCACTTCTTCCTTTCTTCCTTCCTTCACTCCACAACTCTGTAAAGACAAGTTTTTTGATCTTAAACGACGCTTCATATCCACAAATGGcgcctcttcttcctctagtttgGTTGACCAGCTTCGAAGGATTCGCGTAGAAGAGCTCCGTCGAGAGGTTCAAGAACGTGACGTTTCAATCGTGTAATAAATGAAATCAAATGAAGATTTCCTTTCCGACTGATTGCGTCGTTTACTCGCCTTGTGGTGAGATCTGAGAGGTTGCTTTTTTTTTGGTGATTACAGGTCGTTGGAATTGAAGGTCAAGAGATTGGAGGAGGAAAGAGAGAGGACTTCTAAAGAGGAGACAGATCTGGATGACCGACAGAATATTTTATCACCGGATACCGTCGCCGGCACACCCGCCGGCGGTGATGGCTCCGGTGATCTCGATGACCGATCATTCAACGAGTCCAACTCCACCAGTCAAAAACCCGAGCTGACCACGTCGGCCACTATTATTGTTAAAGACGAGCAAAACGATGCCGGAGAAGTGGTAGGAGAAAGGAACGCACAAGTTATAACAGAGCCGATCGAACCGAGAGGTGAAAATGAGATTGATCCGGTTCGAACCGGGGAAGGGCCGGTTAATGAACGATTAAATGGTGAAGAACATGATAATAAGAAGCAGGTGAGTGACGTACAAAGTTCGGCTAGTTTatcgaagaagaaaagatgtaatGGTAGTAGTAAGGGCGGAAGCAGCAGCAGAGAGGAACGTGAGGGAGATGAGGTTTCTCCCGCCATGAAGCGAGCCCCGGCGGTGAAGCCCGAGTCCATGGTTAGGCTTCTAGGGATCATCCGCTCTAATCGGCTCGGCTCGGCTTTGGATCGCCGCCAACGGAGCcaggtaatttttttaaaaatataaatattactaaTTAATAACGAGTAAGGAATATGTTCTATCTTGAAAAAACAtatatgattgaaaaataaaacaaataaaattaaactaagaaCATTTGACAAGGCGGTCAAGGGAAAACAACGTACATCTACTCTTTTAAGGTGCCGGAAATAAGGCTAGGGATCTTAGGCCTTGGTGCCAATTAGCCTGCCACGTCACTTGATAGAATGACAAAATATTGGGGTTTCCATAATTTTAGACCAGTCTTTGGATTGACGTGGCGCTTTGTGGACGGTTATAGAACATCAACTAAGCATTATCGTCTACTGACATTTTGGAGGAAGCCTCCTTGAATCTGATTAAAAAACTGAGACCATTTTTAATTCGCCTGcgataagttaaaaaaattttcaccactgtcaaaataaattttggactagaattttctttttttctttatctaAACTTAAACCTCAATCCTAAATACTTCCTTGTATCAATAATTTTGTCTATTATGGTCTTTTATTAGAAGAATTCAACTTTGaccatcattttaataaaataatcataaaatgatATAGGAGCAGAAACATAactaattttgatttttctttttgggcTAAAATTCTTTTGAGATAATTTTAGGTTctgatttcttcttctttttaattttgttttgttttaatttattattattaacaattAAACTATATCTATGTGATCATAATCAAAtactaatttaataaagaaatttattgaaaaatcttaaaaagttatataatttaataatattttaatgtatttttatattaaaaactaTAGCAGTATGGctaaccatttttttttcatgttttcttcAACTACACATAATTATCGTGCAGTTAACCTATTGctattaaaaatattgaattatttGATATTATCCATTATTACCGGAATTAGATCGAATGGAATAGAAGTAAGATCAATTAATTTATTAGTTCGGATAAAGGGTTGAACTGTATGAACTAAAATCGTTTAGAATCTATAGAAAATTAATAACTGAAtcagttttataatttttaatatatattttttatttttaactatttatGTAGTTATTATTGGATCGACAATAACACTGGAAACTAGTGATTTGATTATCGATCCAATTATTAAAACCATAAAGTTATCTCTATTTAAAaagttaagtaaaataaaaatattaatttttatattaaaaaatactaaCATATATCTCTAAAAATTATGCACTTTTCCTAAACAAATTATCCTGATGATCATATATAAGCGTATTTGAAGTTTTTTCCCCTTTCTCCAAATTTTTATCCTTTCTAAAAACCTTTTTgacatcattttttttcttcaatcatttttttagtatatatttagtAAAAAGGTTGTttaagttttaataaaattatctctCCCCTGGATTTTTTTgagcaattttattttataattttaaatttctgCATCTTATTGTTGTTTCAGAAagtggaattttaattttaatttaatattttctttttttcccccaaaattttaaaGTTGGGTGATGTCGGCCAGCTTATTATGGTGTTGGCTGGCTCCACTTGAGtacttatataattttattttgaaggtATTGATCAGTTCAATAAAAACGCTTCTTTACTTATTAATCTGTATtaccataattttcactattgatttatttcatcttttGAAATCTATTTTTAAATACTTCGCTTAGCGCAAGATGTAATAGCAACTTGTTGAAAGTTCAGATCCAAGGGCTTTTCCTTGTTCCAAATGCATactaaaattaaacttttaagtttaatatgtaaaaataaaattaattaaacgtttttgatgattttcaatCTTAAATTGTTGGTGCTATACTTTCCACCAACtagatttttcaataaaaaatgaattgaaaattaaaaaaaaaacccataaaataGAGTTAATACCATTAGGAGAACCGATACAGAGAGAGGTCTTCGCCTCAATCCCTCTGTAATTCTGAAGTTTTAACACAACTTCTATGActattcttaaataaaaaaaatggttttaacATAACAGTATAattgttattaattaataattataataatattacaaGTGTAATTTGCAGGAATCTGCAAGATACAAAAACCTGATAAGGCAACACATGGATCTCCAAAGAATTCAAACCAGGCTTGATAAAGGTGTCTACTCTGAATGCAGCACAAAGTTCTTGAGGGATCTCCTCCTTTTATTCAACAATCTCATCGTATTTCACCACAAAAGTTCCCCCGAACGTATTGCTGCTCAACAACTCCGGGCATTGGTGTTGAAGGAAATGACCCATATGCTTCCAAAACAATCCGAAACCGATGATGTTGCGAAACCCAACAAATCTTCTACTATAGTCGCATGTGGCAAACGCCGATTTTCCAAGGCAGTAACCAAGAATACTTCTACTAGTACTAGGAGAGGAGATGAAAAAGAAAGAGGCGTTGAAGAGAAGAAGGTTGATGGTAGTTCTCCTATTGCGACTGATGACATGGGCATAAGGAAGAAACGAAGTAAAGAAAGAGTGGTTTCAGGCCGTCGAAACTCATTAAGAACGAGCAGCACCAGTGAGGAAACAAAGCATGAGTATGGTGGTAATGAGCTTAGCTCTCATGACGCTGTGGAGATGAAGGTGGAtattaagaaagaaaataataatcaCAACAATAATAAGGCAAGAAAGAAACAAGGAGCAGCAAGTTTCTTGAAAAGAATGAAGCAAAATTCACCAAGTGAAGTGACGGAGAAAGACGAGGATGATGATTCGGAGGATCATAGTAAAGATGAAAAAGAGAAGGGCAGGGTGGAGAGGGTTACCCGGAGTTCAGGAGGAAGAGGGGCGAGGGCGAAGAGAGGGGTTGGGAGGCCACCGAAGGTGGTGGCGGAGTCGACGGGAAAGAGAGGGAGGGAGAACGTTGAGAATGAGGTGGGATTGGGAGGTACGGGAAGGGCTAGGAAACGAGGTAGAAGGTGATTGGGATAAATGATAGTGCtgtataatgtatatatatagtatagTAATTGATGTTTTTCTTCTGCTTTTGCTATTGGTATTTTACTTTCTaactgtttttaatttttttttaaaacaatcagATACAATAATTAAGTTGAGAATTGATTCAACggctaaattaaaaattgatttgagaatCGATTAAACGGTTGAATTAAAAATCTATTCtgaaataagttaaaaatatgTTTGATTCATGAACCAATGAGTTAATTATCCtacatcaaaacccaaaaataaaaaaagaataaattgaaaCCAGCCCATTGGCTTATTCCAGCCTAAGAAAATCTAGTGGTCCAAGTGAAtacaaaaaccaaaaagaaaaaaaataaataaactaatctattcacaaaattattattaaatttatgttttggttagtcaattttaaaaagttataaaatagttattaaattatttgaaaattattatttaagtca
Protein-coding sequences here:
- the LOC107889971 gene encoding uncharacterized protein, which produces MAGENKSSARPWGTLEELLLVCAVNRHGTKSWDSIASELQNRRLTSSFLPSFTPQLCKDKFFDLKRRFISTNGASSSSSLVDQLRRIRVEELRREVQERDVSIVSLELKVKRLEEERERTSKEETDLDDRQNILSPDTVAGTPAGGDGSGDLDDRSFNESNSTSQKPELTTSATIIVKDEQNDAGEVVGERNAQVITEPIEPRGENEIDPVRTGEGPVNERLNGEEHDNKKQVSDVQSSASLSKKKRCNGSSKGGSSSREEREGDEVSPAMKRAPAVKPESMVRLLGIIRSNRLGSALDRRQRSQESARYKNLIRQHMDLQRIQTRLDKGVYSECSTKFLRDLLLLFNNLIVFHHKSSPERIAAQQLRALVLKEMTHMLPKQSETDDVAKPNKSSTIVACGKRRFSKAVTKNTSTSTRRGDEKERGVEEKKVDGSSPIATDDMGIRKKRSKERVVSGRRNSLRTSSTSEETKHEYGGNELSSHDAVEMKVDIKKENNNHNNNKARKKQGAASFLKRMKQNSPSEVTEKDEDDDSEDHSKDEKEKGRVERVTRSSGGRGARAKRGVGRPPKVVAESTGKRGRENVENEVGLGGTGRARKRGRR